In Bacteroidia bacterium, the genomic window ACTTTTGTAAAGTCAAGGCTAATCCTAACGGTATAAAAACATAAATATCTGCTATTACTCTCGTTTCTAATTGCAAGTTTATTAAAACCGCTAGTGCAAACAGAATATACATTCCTACACTTTGCTGTAATACTGTTTGGCTTATTTTAGCTAAAAATATGTACAACCCTACGGCTATCACCCCAAAACCTGAAAAAAATTGTGCTATCCAAGTAGCTCCGTGATAGCCTATTCCAAATATAGACCGCAAAAAATAATTTTGCGAGGGGCTTCCCATTTGTGCATGCCGTGATAAGTAACTCTTGATAAGGACCGTAGTCAAAAGTATGAGTACTACCAAAACTACTCTTTGCCAATTAAGTTTTGGGATATAATCTACAATTTTATTCAAAGAGCGCAAGGGACGAAGCAAGTGATATAAAACATATCCATACGTAAGCATGTACACTAAGGTATTCAAGTGAAAACCTGCACTTATTTCATATTTTATTCGGTATGCATAGTAAGTTCTCATACCCGCAAATAGAGATACAATCAAAATAGTTATCCACAAAAACGTATATTTCTTTTTAGAGTTTTGATGCTCCCGCGCTTTGATATCAATGGGAAATAAAATCAATATACAAGTATAAATCGCAAATAAGGGATAAACAAAAGAGCCTAAAAAAGCAACAATACAAACTTGTTTTATTTTATTTTGAACGTAGAAATAAGCTAACACTAAGCCTGCCAAAAAAGCCATGCTGTCGGTTAATACAGGATAGTAAAAAATGAATTTCAGTACGTAAAAGTTAATCCAGAGCAAGATACTCATTAACCATTGAATCAAGATTGAAATTTGAAAATGCTGCATTATTTTATGCCACAGTACAATACTGAATAACCAACACAGTGTATTCAAAACATAAAAGCTGGATATTATATTTTTCAAAGACAATTCAAAACCAAAAAAAGTCAAAGCATAATGAACTATTGCACAGGGTAAAATTCTATGCACATAGTATTTTGAAAAAGATTGGTTTTGCAAAAAACTACCAAAGTGCTGGGTAATTTGGCAATAAAAGTTACCATCGTAGCCACAGCCACTATTTATAGTGATTTTTTCCCCAAAAATGAAGTAAAGAATGCTCCAACATAAAAAAATTACAAGGCTTATTTTTAAGGGATGATAAAACTTTGCTTTAATTATTTGACCTGCTACAAACACGACAGAAATCTATGAAAAAAATAACCGAAGCACTTTGGCTTCGGAAATGACTTCATCTAAAAAGTATGATTTAGCACCAATTACCACTCTGTGATTTTGCTTGTGATATAGTTAAGTGAAAATGCCACACTTTTAGTGGGATCTACACCTGCTTCTTGTAAGCGTTCAAAATTTAGTGCGCTGAATTGTGCAATAATTCTACCCTCGCGATTGATAAGATACATAATAGGTACTACTCCAGTAACATACTCATCTTTGGGATTTACTTTCAATAGTCCTCTGCTTACTAATTCTTTGACTTCAGGATGATTTTTGTTGATTTTGAAAGAAGAGTTGTATTTATCCATGATACGGTTTCCTTCATCTCTGATGATATTCATTGTTTTAGTAAGGTTGGGGTTTTGATTAACAAGTGCCCTGATTTGTTCTTGGGTGTCTCCTGTAACTAAAATTATTTTGAGTGTTTTGCTTTTTGGGTCTGCACTATTCATCATACCTTCAATCAGTTGTGCGATTTGATCGGAAGCACCTTGACGCAAAGGAGCGTCTGCCCCCTCTGATGCGGCATATAGAGCGTTGCTGTAGAACATGAGTAGAACATTGTTGTTGTTTCGAAAACGATTAAGTTGAATGTTAGCACCCGTAATTGCGTCTGTTCCTATAAAGTCTGGTGCCTTATCTCCAATGTTAAGCCCTTCTACCTTACGCGCAAGGTTAGCAATAGAAATAAAGTCATCTTGCGCAAGCAAATTGCTCAAAAAGGCAAATGCAAGTACAAATCCCAATAGTTTTTTCATATTCATTTTCAATAAAAGTTAATGGTATAGCTATTCTCAAATAATGTGCCAGGATAACTGTACAAATATACGGATTTTTGAATAAAAGTCAAAAAAGTTTTTTTGTATGTCTTTTGGTTGATGTTAATTAGATTAAGAAACCTTTTCTCAAATTCGTTCGTATAGTGTGCGTTACAAAAATCCACATTGATTACTGGCATTACTATGAAAAAATATACCTTATTGCTTGCTTTTGTTCTCATTTTAATGACAGTAATGACGGTAAAGGCTCAATCCACGAATTGGTTGAGAAAATTTGAGCAAAGAGTATTTATAGAGAATAAAGGACAATTTGATGGTAAGAATCAAGTTAGTAGTTTACCTGTTTTTGGTGCAGAGGTTCAAGGAACACAAGTGTATTTTTCACCTGCGGGCGTTTCATACAGGATAGACACTTTTTCTTTTAGCTATCCCCCTGCGGAAGAAAGACCAGATAGAGAACTAACAGGACTAAAGACTTACACTTATTTCTTACACATGAAATGGCTTAATGCTAATCCTTGGATTACCATAGTAGGGGATAAAAAAGTACCCCAAGTATTTCATTATGCTAGTTTGAACAACTCAGAAAGTAAATACAACATACCAGGGTATGAGAAAGTAATTTACAAGAATTTGTATCCCAATATAGACGTGGAATTTGTATTTCACTCAGAGAGGGGGTTGAAGTATAGTTTTGTAGTTTATCCAGGCGGAGATGTAAGTCAAATTGCGTGGGTGTATAAGAGCAGCACAGGTGATTTACCTATAAAGAATAGTTCAGGCCATCTTGAAATTTATAGCCCTTGGGGAAATTTTATAGATCACGCACCGCATACA contains:
- a CDS encoding peroxiredoxin family protein, with protein sequence MKKLLGFVLAFAFLSNLLAQDDFISIANLARKVEGLNIGDKAPDFIGTDAITGANIQLNRFRNNNNVLLMFYSNALYAASEGADAPLRQGASDQIAQLIEGMMNSADPKSKTLKIILVTGDTQEQIRALVNQNPNLTKTMNIIRDEGNRIMDKYNSSFKINKNHPEVKELVSRGLLKVNPKDEYVTGVVPIMYLINREGRIIAQFSALNFERLQEAGVDPTKSVAFSLNYITSKITEW